A genomic stretch from Leptotrichia sp. HSP-536 includes:
- a CDS encoding Hsp70 family protein produces the protein MKKTEEAIEAARKKGYGKIDEILLVSGSTRMPQAKKALTQKFSESKSKW, from the coding sequence TTGAAAAAAACTGAAGAAGCAATTGAAGCTGCAAGAAAAAAAGGATATGGAAAAATTGATGAAATACTTTTAGTTAGCGGTTCCACAAGAATGCCACAAGCAAAAAAGGCATTAACTCAAAAATTTAGTGAAAGTAAAAGTAAATGGTGA
- the sppA gene encoding signal peptide peptidase SppA codes for MKFLDFLKKFLIFTLKEIYSFFLKMSLFIFIIFIIGIAAIAIFNFKDKPEKSYEYILFNVSNVSEDKILGSNFLSDEKLSYMDILNSLDDIKNNNQVKGVIIALDTIDLSSAKIEELTKKFEELKANNKKIYAFGAYITNANYKLASIANEVVMVPSSSASLDLTGYHYSDLYYKGLFDKLGVNMEVVRIGNYKSYGEEYVGNDMTPELRSELTRILENRYNKFITDVSKNRKVDKNVLNSDIVNGNITSLTPFSARDKGLVDKLEQFSTLTERLNISENNIADITDYYQKRVQYEKTGNSRNGTIAVIYAEGSILYDADGITEGTITPDNILQKIEKAMQTKNLKGIVFRVNSGGGSALASEVIYQELTKLKIPIYVSMADTTASGGYYISMAGKKVFANNATITGSIGVVSMLPKLYNTQDKYGVHSNSISKGKYSDINDSFAPLSEESRAKISQSMQETYNEFKSRVSKNRKIDENVLESYAQGRIWLGDEAKDIKLVDGIASLDEVIKIMAKDLKLHKNYAVENIYLEQDLSQKLKTLLNMIVAKVDLSAQLQKNIPQAKKAFNEYDFAMQNQNKPLYYLTYKLNLY; via the coding sequence ATGAAATTTTTAGACTTTTTGAAAAAGTTTTTGATTTTTACGTTAAAAGAGATATATTCATTTTTTTTAAAGATGTCGCTATTTATATTTATAATTTTTATTATTGGAATAGCTGCCATTGCAATTTTTAATTTTAAAGATAAACCTGAAAAAAGTTATGAATACATACTTTTTAATGTTTCTAATGTTAGTGAAGATAAAATCTTAGGTTCTAATTTTTTATCAGATGAAAAACTATCCTATATGGATATTTTAAATAGTTTGGATGATATAAAAAATAATAATCAAGTAAAAGGTGTAATTATCGCTTTGGATACGATAGATTTATCATCTGCCAAAATCGAAGAATTGACTAAAAAATTTGAAGAATTAAAGGCAAATAATAAAAAAATATATGCTTTTGGTGCCTATATTACAAATGCCAATTATAAGCTAGCTTCTATTGCAAATGAAGTTGTAATGGTTCCTTCCTCTTCGGCAAGCCTTGATTTAACAGGATATCATTATTCAGATCTTTATTATAAGGGACTATTTGATAAGCTTGGAGTAAATATGGAAGTTGTCCGTATCGGAAATTACAAGTCTTATGGAGAAGAATATGTTGGAAATGATATGACGCCAGAATTACGTTCTGAATTGACAAGAATTTTGGAAAACAGATACAACAAATTTATTACCGATGTTTCTAAAAACCGTAAAGTTGATAAAAATGTTTTAAATAGTGATATCGTAAATGGAAATATTACTAGTTTAACACCATTTTCAGCACGTGATAAAGGTTTAGTTGATAAATTGGAACAATTTTCCACTTTGACAGAGCGATTGAATATTAGTGAAAATAATATTGCAGATATTACAGATTACTATCAAAAAAGAGTTCAATATGAAAAAACTGGAAATTCAAGAAATGGGACAATTGCTGTAATTTATGCTGAAGGTTCAATTTTATACGATGCGGACGGTATTACAGAAGGAACTATTACGCCTGACAATATTCTTCAAAAAATTGAAAAAGCTATGCAAACTAAAAATTTAAAAGGAATTGTATTTCGTGTAAATTCAGGAGGAGGTTCAGCACTTGCTTCTGAAGTAATTTATCAGGAACTGACAAAACTGAAAATTCCAATTTATGTTTCAATGGCTGATACTACTGCCTCTGGAGGTTACTACATCTCAATGGCAGGAAAAAAAGTCTTCGCAAACAATGCTACAATTACTGGTTCAATCGGTGTAGTTTCAATGCTGCCTAAACTTTACAATACACAGGATAAATACGGAGTTCATTCAAATTCAATATCAAAAGGAAAATATTCTGATATTAATGATAGTTTTGCTCCATTGTCAGAAGAATCACGAGCCAAAATTAGTCAATCAATGCAAGAAACATACAATGAATTTAAATCACGAGTTTCCAAAAATCGTAAAATTGATGAAAATGTTCTTGAAAGCTATGCACAAGGTAGAATTTGGCTTGGAGATGAAGCTAAGGATATAAAACTAGTTGATGGGATTGCAAGTCTTGATGAAGTTATAAAAATTATGGCAAAAGATTTGAAGTTGCATAAAAATTATGCTGTAGAAAATATTTATCTGGAACAGGATTTGTCTCAAAAATTAAAGACTCTTCTAAATATGATTGTAGCAAAAGTTGATTTATCTGCACAGCTTCAAAAAAATATTCCACAAGCTAAAAAAGCATTTAACGAGTATGATTTTGCAATGCAGAATCAAAATAAACCATTGTATTATTTAACATATAAATTAAATTTATACTAA